Proteins from one Setaria italica strain Yugu1 chromosome V, Setaria_italica_v2.0, whole genome shotgun sequence genomic window:
- the LOC101757715 gene encoding E3 ubiquitin-protein ligase At1g12760 — translation MDHTGNLGHRDHTIDIPRNDVTSPSASHQDDHSDLDEFHDSRSPPDEIPAVPESSSGTHDVPNSQNASSARRDRGHRQQNPLNSGFWISIELIVNVSQIIAAISVLSVSRNEHPHAPLFVWLLGYTIGCIAILPHLYWRYLHRNRQNLEQELPTQSPSERNVSETNSFVVVSSPHASETVDGANGTGVSRSNLPMASPRFYALVACFKLALDCFFAIWFVVGNVWIFGSRSSAHDAPNLYRICIVFLAFGFIGYALPFILCTMICCCLPCIISILGVHEDLDLNRGATTDTINALVAYKFKSKRVHDGDVGEDCGGVLAAGTDKERTISAEDAICCICLSKFSNNEDLRELPCTHVFHMECIDKWLQINALCPLCKAEIGVSKGVPESGSGGTQDDNRVGNDVESQR, via the exons ATGGACCACACTGGAAATTTAGGCCATCGTGATCACACAATTGACATACCAAGAAATGATGTTACCTCCCCATCAGCATCTCACCAGGACGACCACAGTGACTTGGATGAGTTTCATGACAGTAGAAGTCCGCCGGATGAAATTCCCGCAGTCCCAGAAAGTTCTTCTGGCACGCATGACGTACctaactctcaaaatgcatctTCTGCAAGAAGAGATCGAGGCCATCGTCAGCAGAATCCTTTGAATTCTGGCTTCTGGATCTCAATTGAGCTTATTGTGAATGTGAGCCAGATTATAGCAGCTATTTCTGTTCTATCGGTATCAAGGAACGAACATCCACATGCTCCATTATTTGTGTGGCTTCTTGGCTATACCATAGGTTGTATTGCTATTCTTCCGCATCTTTATTGGCGGTATCTTCATCGTAATCGCCAGAACTTGGAGCAGGAACTGCCGACCCAAAGTCCATCAGAAAGGAACGTATCTGAGACCAATTCTTTTGTGGTCGTTTCATCTCCTCATGCATCAGAAACTGTGGACGGTGCCAACGGAACTGGAGTCTCAAGAAGTAACTTACCAATGGCAAGTCCAAG GTTCTATGCATTGGTCGCTTGCTTTAAATTGGCTCTGGATTGTTTCTTTGCCATATGGTTTGTTGTGGGGAATGTGTGGATATTTGGCAGCCGTTCTTCTGCCCATGATGCTCCTAACTTGTACAG GATCTGTATAGTATTCCTTGCGTTCGGCTTTATTGGCTACGCATTGCCTTTCATTCTCTGTACAATGATATGCTGCTGCCTGCCCTGCATAATCTCCATTCTGGGCGTCCACGAGGATTTGGATCTGAACAGAGGCGCTACCACGGATACAATCAATGCCTTGGTGGCGTACAAGTTCAAATCGAAAAGAGTTCACGATGGGGATGTAGGAGAAGACTGCGGTGGGGTCTTGGCGGCTGGAACTGACAAGGAGCGAACTATCTCGGCAGAAGATGCT ATCTGCTGCATCTGCTTGTCAAAGTTCTCGAACAATGAAGATCTACGAGAACTTCCCTGCACTCATGTCTTCCACATGGAATGCATAGATAAATGGCTCCAGATAAACGCATTGTGCCCTCTTTGCAAGGCTGAGATAGGGGTGTCAAAAGGTGTTCCAGAATCTGGCTCCGGGGGGACTCAGGATGATAACAGAGTAGGCAATGACGTTGAGTCACAACGGTAG